The following coding sequences are from one Eriocheir sinensis breed Jianghai 21 chromosome 13, ASM2467909v1, whole genome shotgun sequence window:
- the LOC126997884 gene encoding uncharacterized protein LOC126997884: MSLQPSLGGIGDEDRRVFRLMKIVASEGRHALHFVFKKGCKKEPTETIEHYLKKKKKMSKGHYKHLFNRTMRERINDDPSGESYDVKLIFACIKWGCDWSAEANVKWLEGQENLKSLCTKLKNIRDRLFHGEKIPNDDVMNEKCKDITEVIEKIVKKAGSKYSVSDDEIKSLLKKINNQVCQIMTARLGEKEFNELSKFREEQKKSILEIGREELPEQYKNTSKIDPASFVTGKERLDVKNVFTKLEVICENMDETHEVGYKELLEVKTELEEKPTVIIVEGDAGAGKTTLTKLILSDWAEGSTIFTGLERYDLVFRAEGKKRISSYLGLIQGLLPTASYEYDDADLVRSVLQLKVLLVMDGFDELNTESEKLIKELLDQQIPSSKGRLQLLITTRPSKLSDLCNVLGAHTKKIQTKLRGISLEKRVEFVTKLHDEMIKEEQSDQDTQKLVDLLKQSQARLGEHYRLPLNLTLLTYLWASDPTKVNPETTSTGLYIAFLELIESRLQTRLQDPLRCVPLPEGRSQEVVREFQKDLYRVCMDMLLSDSMQLSTESKDVLEMKCEDLDVPFNEMIEAFLVVEKEWTSSGYKTELTVPHKSILEFYAANQFITYINNKLKNDEQEKKIKSLLMNHGITKAEIDDILQRSESEDVKSLKKICNDLLKTDQNLAKYDNMLLHLTGLLTHQCPDMLHRYAEDLVDILKEAEFKGTKWLDILVEAKCDDTLATLLAPLNDLQLIVRDGHMGAALALFKYLDTNIPVQVILENEVTYIPRLDDMLCQLSQRDCAVQIFFKHQWKNKECGSSDEYLGKLRPGGCSSYGCSVTKFTGHLGTLSCLPETTTELKIAFANTEHAKQLLVELNDLVNKRSDITYIGIHVMSEVRPDGLTPLPVLKPLQGRETGSLWLSGVDKDWQMKCGVIRALLPDEGMFNSIMFPQCNFTAKRCTDILKCLKELGVKVNKKGGIRFFSTFEKNELLELKEFARQSLGCALYCSDESSVW; encoded by the exons ATGTCACTACAGCCCTCCCTTGGTGGTATAGGAGACGAGGATCGCAGGGTGTTCAGACTCATGAAGATAGTGGCTAGTGAAGGTCGTCATGCCCTTCACTTTGTATTCAAGAAGGGATGCAAGAAAGAACCCACAGAGACAATAGAGcactacttaaaaaaaaaaaaaaaaatgagcaaagGGCATTACAAACATTTGTTTAACCGTACGATGCGAGAGAGAATCAATGATGATCCTTCTGGAGAGTCTTATGATGTTAAACTCATTTTTGCTTGCATCAAGTGGGGTTGTGATTGGTCTGCAGAAGCAAATGTTAAATGGTTAGAAGGGCAAGAAAACTTGAAATCCCTCTGCACAAAACTTAAAAATATCAGGGATCGATTGTTTCATGGGGAGAAAATACCTAATGATGATGTTATGAATGAAAAGTGCAAAGACATTACAGAAGTAATAgagaaaatagttaaaaaagCAGGGAGTAAGTATAGTGTGTCTGATGATGAAATTAAAAGTTTactcaagaaaataaataaccagGTGTGTCAGATTATGACCGCACGCCTAGGAGAAAAAGAATTTAACGAACTGTCAAAATTcagagaagaacagaaaaaatcCATTCTTGAAATTGGGAGAGAGGAGTTGCCAGAGCAATATAAAAATACATCAAAGATTGATCCAGCATCCTTTGTGACAGGGAAGGAACGGCTGGATGTTAAGAATGTGTTTACTAAGCTTGAAGTCATATGTGAGAACATGGATGAAACTCATGAAGTGGGATACAAGGAGCTGCTTGAGGTGAAGACTGAACTTGAGGAGAAGCCAACAGTCATAATAGTGGAAGGTGATGCAGGAGCTGGCAAAACTACTTTAACAAAACTGATCCTGTCAGACTGGGCTGAAGGATCCACCATTTTTACGGGTCTTGAACGCTATGACTTGGTTTTCCgagctgaaggaaaaaaaaggatctcCTCTTACTTAGGGCTAATTCAGGGCCTCCTGCCAACAGCTTCATATGAATATGATGATGCTGACCTAGTTAGGTCTGTACTTCAACTGAAGGTCTTGCTTGTCATGGATGGCTTTGATGAACTAAATACAGAGTCTGAGAAGCTTATCAAAGAACTATTAGACCAACAAATACCAAGTAGCAAAGGTCGCTTACAACTCCTGATCACCACAAGGCCCAGCAAGCTCTCTGACCTTTGCAATGTTCTTGGTGCACACACTAAGAAGATTCAGACAAAGCTAAGAGGAATATCTTTAGAAAAAAGAGTGGAATTTGTAACAAAATTACACGATGAAATGATCAAAGAGGAACAAAGTGATCAGGACACCCAGAAGCTGGTTGACCTCTTGAAACAGTCCCAGGCCCGCCTTGGTGAGCACTATCGACTGCCTCTCAACCTCACACTTCTGACCTACCTCTGGGCCTCTGACCCCACCAAAGTGAATCCTGAAACAACCTCAACTGGTCTCTACATTGCTTTCCTGGAGCTGATTGAGTCTCGCTTGCAGACACGACTCCAGGATCCATTAAGGTGTGTGCCCCTGCCCGAAGGTAGAAGTCAAGAAGTAGTAAGGGAGTTTCAGAAAGATTTGTACAGAGTTTGCATGGACATGCTTCTTTCAGACTCAATGCAGCTCTCTACTGAATCAAAAGATGTACTGGAAATGAAGTGTGAAGACTTAGATGTCCCTTTCAATGAAATGATTGAAGCTTTTCTTGTAGTTGAAAAGGAGTGGACAAGCAGTGGCTACAAGACTGAGCTGACTGTGCCTCACAAAAGCATTTTAGAATTTTATGCTGCAAATCAATTCAttacatatattaataataaacTAAAGAATgatgaacaagaaaagaagattaaatcTTTGTTGATGAATCATGGCATTACAAAGGCTGAAATAGATGATATCCTTCAGAGATCTGAAAGTGAAGATGTAAAGTCGCTGAAAAAGATTTGCAATGATCTTCTAAAAACAGACCAAAACCTGGCCAAGTATGATAACATGCTCTTACACCTGACAGGTCTGTTGACTCATCAGTGCCCTGACATGTTACATAGGTATGCTGAGGATCTTGTTGATATACTAAAGGAAGCTGAGTTCAAGGGAACCAAGTGGCTTGACATTCTTGTGGAAGCCAAATGTGATGACACGCTGGCCACCCTCCTCGCTCCACTAAATGACCTC CAACTCATAGTCCGCGATGGCCATATGGGAGCTGCCCTTGCACTGTTCAAATACCTGGACACCAACATCCCTGTGCAGGTTATTCTGGAGAATGAAGTGACCTACATTCCACGCCTGGATGATATGTTGTGCCAGCTCTCGCAGAGGGACTGTGCAGTGCAAATTTTCTTCAAACACCAATGGAAGAATAAGGAATGTGGCTCTTCTGATGAATACCTAGGCAAGCTGCGGCCTGGGGGGTGCAGCAGTTATGG GTGCAGTGTGACTAAATTCACAGGCCATCTGGGCACACTTTCCTGCCTGCCAGAGACCACAACAGAGCTGAAGATTGCCTTTGCCAACACTGAACATGCCAAGCAACTTCTGGTGGAACTGAATGACTTGGTGAACAAAAGAAGTGATATTACATATATAG GAATCCACGTGATGTCAGAGGTCAGGCCTGATGGCCTGACGCCTCTGCCTGTTCTAAAACCCCTTCAGGGAAGAGAGACTGGCAGTCTTTGGCTCTCTGGGGTAGATAAAGACTGGCAGATGAAGTGTGGAGTGATTCGTGCACTCCTTCCTGATGAGGG GATGTTCAACTCCATTATGTTCCCTCAATGCAACTTTACTGCCAAGCGTTGCACTGACATCCTTAAGTGCCTGAAGGAGCTAGGAGTAAAGGTGAACAAGAAAGGAGGCATTCGCTTCTTCTCCACTTTCGAGAAAAATGAACTATTGGAGCTTAAGGAGTTTGCCAGGCAAAGTCTTGGCTGTGCCCTGTACTG CTCTGATGAGTCCAGTGTGTGGTAG